The genomic DNA AGAAGCGTCGCCGTCGTGCAATCACTGGTGAAACCGTGCACTCCACGAACGAATTGACGTATTGTTTGTATACTGACTAGTACGTGACACTGCATACGTACGCAGTCGCATGCACAAGTTTTCTTCTTCATGTAGACAGCGCAGATGAAAACATCTCATTGCATTAACGGGCCGGAATAACTCATGACTCAACTTATAAACTTCTTGCAACACACGTCTTGCACGCTCACCTGAATTTGGCTTATACATCTATTCATTTCATTGATCGGCGGCATTAACTGATCGAAGCAGATATATATCTTAATAAGACTCGCTTTTGGAGCGATCATTCACACGAGAGAGCTTCAGAAACAACAGCTTTAACAGTTGGACCCCGGCAGCCCATTTCCTCTCTGGAATCTCAAGAGAAGAAACGACTAACACGGATAACACAGCTCTCTAGCTAGCTTGCAGCCACAAGCGAAAGGTCAAGCGAGTTCGTTTTACCTTCTGCATAAAAAAAATGCTCACCGTCGTCATCCTGTGAAATGGCACGAGACTTTCTGAAAGGTCAGAAAGTCTACCATCAGAATGACTCAATGATCAGTTGATCACTCACATCGTCCCCCACACACTTTCGGACGGTCAATGGCTTCAAACCTCGGGCAACTCTTTTACTGACCTAACCCCTAACCAATGATGACCCTTTTTGTTGCTAATGTGGGGATCAGGACGCCAAGAAGTCATGGGGTGAGGTCATGGCCTCTGTGTACACCGGTCTCGAGTTGTAATCGATGCCGTTATGTGCTCGGAGATCATGTGTGCTTGCAGTCTGCGGGGCATCCAAGTCTAGAAGGCCGTCGCCCTCGACGCTTCTTCGTCTTCGCAAAGCAACTTCCTACTCCAACTAATCCAATACTTATGTGAACGTTTCCTAATCAAAATATCTATATGTGAGAAATAGGCCATGGATAACGCAGCAATATATCATCATCACTAGTGATACGAGATTTTACAGCAAGTGGATTTTCTGTGAAAagaagtttttatttttttaacatgtaGTTAACAAAAGTCTGCATGCTTTTTATGTGCCAACTGATAAAACAATTTCTACTAGCGTCATATTCGAATGTAAGCAATTATGTGTGCTTTTTCATGTGCACAATAATATGAGTTGAAAATGTAATGATAATCACTCTGTTTGATACTTCTGATAAAACATCTTTTAGGATATTCATGGATAGTTTCTTTCCCAAAAAGATAGCACACACCCAAGGATAGTTTGCCCATATTTTTGTTAGCAATGAGTAAAAAGACTAAGCGAAATTTGGTAGTTAAGTATATCTATTTACCTTTTGATGTATAGCCATCTGACAATACTAGTCTTCTAAGTATTTTTAGGGGAAAAAACCTTTTTTTACGAATATATTTAGTTAAGTTACCGTACTAGCTTTTTTTACTAACCCAAATGAAAACGTCCTTCGGTGACTAGTGTGAAGCACATGTATACTTAGCCAATGTGTTTAACACAAAGTGCTAAACAACACAGCTGTTCCCTTCGTTCAGCAACAGTGCGTTGAATATACTGAACCCTACAAGAAATGAAGGTCGCCACAAACATGGAGAGGAACAGTTGGTTTTCTCATTTCATAATGGAGAaaagaagtactccctccaaAAATATTTCTGTCTTGTGAGCATATTTTGATCTCTTGCTACCATCAGGCTTTACTCAAACAATTCTTGTGCTGATTCACCGAAAGGATGCACCAAGAGATGCACAAAGGATAAAATTATCCCAGTCGTTACCTTAAAAAGGGATGCACAAAGCCATTCACCGAAATGTCAATTGTAACGGGATTGAAATGATTGAGTGCGCAAACTCTAAGTCCATTGGATAAAGCTAAATCTATTACAAGCATGCCACTGAACACAGATAGATCACTAAGAGATCGATAGACCCAATGACAAAACGAAACTAACTTATGAAGAGAACTGCAAATTTTTGTACAACGCGCACCACCACTACCCCTACGGGCTGCGACTGTTTCACGCATGCATGGTATAGTTTATAAAATCGGGGGTCAGAGGCTAGAGTAGCCCCCTGCGTCACCTGAACTAAACCAGGCTGGACGCTGGGCATGCATGGTATAGTTTCATAGTGGCAAGCTGCTGCTCTCTGCTAGCATGTCTTTCCAGAAACGATCATCCTCCAGAGAGCACATGTTCGGCATCTCATTGGCCTCCGATAGAAGATCGGCGAAACCCTGCACCGGCCGGTCAGCTGCAGCTGCCACTTCCTGCGGAAAAGACGCAGGCACCGCCAATGCCGCCGCAGTCGGCGCCGGAGCTGATGAAGCGGCGTTCAGTTGCTGCACCGCGTCGTGCTCTGAAAAACTTGCTATATTGTTGAGATAATCGTCAACCGGCCGGTAGTTCGCGTGAGCCAAGAGGTTCATCTGGTCCTGGAAGTTTGGAACCATGCTCCTTGCGTTAAACATGGCGTTGTTGTCTGCAGCCGAGCCGAAGTTATTATTGGCCATGAGACCAGCTGCAGCGGCGCCTCCGTTGATGGTCTGCAGCAGGAGCTGCAGCGCCTGCACCTGCATCAGGACGTTGTTGAGGCCTCCGAGGCTAGCCGCCGCCGAGAGGAGCGCCTCGGAGAggccgggggcgccggcggcggaggcgaggatgTCGTCAGGGGGCAGCCGCTGGTGCGTGACGGGGTCGACGCCCATGCGCAGCAGCTTCTTCCGGATGTGCGtgttccagtagttcttgatctcgttgtccgTCCGGCCGTCCAGGTGCGTCGCGATCGTCGACCACCTAACCCAAAGACAAATTGATAGAGTGCGTGTTAGTTAATCGTCATATCATATCCCCGTAGAACGAAGATTTAATTGCATGCACGCCAACTGCTTCGGATTAAAGCAGGTGGCGGCTATGCATGCACGGTGATGGTGACCGGTAACGGTGAGTGGCTAATGAATCGTCCGTACTTGTTGCCGAGCTCGGCGTGGAGGGCGATGATGAGGCGCTCCTCGTCGTCGGTGAAGTTGCCGCGCTTGATGTCGGGGCGGAGGTAGTTGGTCCAGCGGAGgcggcagctcttgccgcaGCGGTTCAGCCCGGCGGCCTTGGGCAGGTTGCGCCAGCTGCCGACGTGCCCGCCGTGCCTCTGGATGTGCTCCACCAGCGCccgatcctcctcctccgtccacgGGCCTTTCTTCACGCCGGCGTCGTGGCAGCAGCACGGCGACCTCCCCATCGATCTCGTCCTCGTGGATCGATGCACACGCGCTCTGCTGCTTACTAGGAGGTAGGAGCTGGAGGTAGACGAAGACTGCTTCTTCTTCGACGGTGTGCTGGCAAGCTTGGATTGCCGGCCCGGATGCAGTATCGGAGAAGGTATATGCGATCCTGGCCTGTAGACACGGTACGGTACTTATAGGGAGGGGGTAGTAGCTTAGCTTGCGGTGGATGGTTCGTGCATGGCAAGTTGGCAACACGGAGCAGAGAGCTTTTGTGGAGGTTATGAAAGAAATTGTTTTTATTTGCCCGTCGTTGTTGCTTCGTCTGTGGATCTTAGGAAGTCAAAGAGAGTAGTTGCTCCACAGATCCTCACCACGTAAGATCGATATATTCGAGCATGCTGTGGTTCACATTTGGCCTGCTGTACGGTTGTACACGTCTCGAGTGGTAGGCATGCAACTGACTAGGGTATACCGTGTGGCTGGCGCGTATACAATACGTACGGGGTGCATTCCTAGTCTAAGTGTCTTTTCTCATTACTAGTAGATATTACTAGTACTGTTCCGGAGACTACGGCCTAGTCGTATATTTCTGGTGGAACGTAtggaaagaaagaaatcgaaAAATAGAGAATGGTATGCCACATCTTCGTAGGATCTAATTAAGGAAGAAGTGAAGCAATACCAGTGGGTGACAAATACATCAGACAGAACTTACAACATGAAGTCtaattttcctctctttttctcCGCTAGTCGAGATCTCAGGGTTCCTCGGTTTGGGttttttccttttgtccttTCCTAGTTGTGCGCTCCTGTGGAGTTGGTTTTCCTAAGTCGTGAGTTGTAAGTTGCTTTtgtaacttttttttgttttgctctctcttctaataaaaattcaGCAAATCTCTtgccataaaaaataaaaagatgggcTAGAAAATGAATCAAATTTTGGAATTTTGTCAAAGCATCCTGCCATTGATTTGAAGATGGTGGTTAATCATCACTAACGACCCGTCTTGTCATTAATTATGAAGAAAACCTAACATTGAGAACCCAAAGACTTTTTTCTAAACTACACGCACGCGCTATTTTAACAAAAATCTCCCAAAGTGCCGTTGTCTAGGATTGTTTCAAATGCTTCATGTAAACATTAAtttttgtatatttttttattctagatCCGTTTAATTCGCTCTCACGGGAGTTGAATCCGGGCTACCGCTCTAACCACTAGGTTAGAGGTCCTTTCACGGAAACGTTAATTTATTATAAGCCTCCCTCACACACTATGTGGTTGTCTCTGGAGACTAAAATAAAGAAGAAACAATGTATTATGTCATGTATGACCACACACACATAACAATCATTTTTTGTGGAAAGTGGGAGAAAATCAATAAAACATGACCCGTTTATACATTGCCTCAGATAATCGCAAGCATTTCATGAAGTTTTGTTATCTATGtttttatttgaaatattgGTAGCTAAAGTTCATGTATTTAGGCCTGATTAAGTGATCAAAGCTCAAGACGGTCCACAATCCGGAGCTAGAGATATCCTGAAATTGTATATTAACTGACAGGTCTGATACGATAATTGATCAGCGGCCAAATTTCCTTGTCAAACCACCAGTTTTTTTTAATCCTTTCAGGAAACCTACTCGTTTGAATATATACGGCGTGCTCGCGGCGTAGTAGGATACAGAACAAGTTTATTTGCCTAGCTTCACGTTTTCATTCATAGGCTGACAAAGAGTCTCAGATAATGCATGCACAAAGAAACAGGATTAGTACGTAGGCCATATGATTGGCACCAGCTAGGATGTGCATTAGCAGCCCCAAATACGAGGAAGGGAGGAACCTTCCGTTCCGAGTGTCCATTCCATGATGCCGACTGTTGAGTATGCAAGCATGAGGTTCAaatcaaattaaaaaaagagTATTCAAGCATGGATGTAAGTCAATTATATGATTATGTTATTCAAATTACGTCGCTGCTTTCGCCTCTCGAGACAAGAAGTATATATAATTGGAAAATCATTCGCGGCCACGGCCGTGGCGTGTATATATCTGCACTGCTACATGCCTACATCCACAGAAATGCAGTGTTTTTTTCGTAACTAATCCGGTAAGCAGGTGGGCTTGAGGTTCCATGAAATGATTTGGCCCGGAATCTGGTGAAGGATCCACTGAATATGGATCGAAAATTGGAGTCCGGAATTGCAGGGTCACAATGTCAAAAGGGGGAGTCGTTATTCACTTATTcctcgccaaaaaaaaaaatggtgagaGTCGCTAGCTAGCTTGACCGATGCTCTCCGTACTCCAGGCGCACGGCACCGGCCGGGTTCAGTCCAACTGCGCTCCGCTGCCCCTGAGACTGCTGCTGGCTGCGAGGTGCGAGCCGGCCGAGTCCCTGCGCGCACCAGCTCTCCGTCACTCCGTGGAAAACCACCGCGCTGGCCGGCCTTTGCTTTCCAAAAGGCAATGTTTTTGCGCGGCCACCGCACGGCGCTCGTCCGGTCCGGGGCCATCGGTCCTGTTCAGCTTGACTATGCCCCGCCCTGGCGGCGAGTTGGCTTGCCGGCGGTTCAGCCTTTCAGCTTCGCCGGTTTCGCGGGGCTCTCTTGGATGGATCCCTCCCGGCTCCCGCAGAGGCCGCGTCCAGCTTGGTAGTGGGGTCGACGGCTCGACGCCGTCGCTTTGCTTGCTTTGTGACCCGCGGATCGGTTGGTTACTCAGGTCTAGTACGTAGGAGAGCGGACTGCGGGCTGAAAGTTCGGAGCAGCCCATATGActgcggcggggaggagggtgaGGCCTGGGCCGCTGTTGGGGCGTTTTGCTGATGGATTACCCAAAAAGGCGGGGGCAACCTTCCAAAAAGGCGGGGGCAGTAGAATCTATCGATTTCAGCAAGTATGGATACGGTCGGTGGTCAGGGCGCTGAGCAGGAGGAAGGGGCTACACTTTAGCACTGTAAGGTGTTTGGGTGggcagctaaattttagcactttagttgctaaaagacTCTTTTACCCTCATTTGCCTCCTCTCCTTTACCCCTCCTCATCTTCCTGCTCAACTCCAATCGGGCAACTCAGAGgatggtggaggaggccgagTCCAAGGCAGGGTCGGCCGGTGGCCCGTGCGCCGCGGggtcggccggcgcggaggggagcctagcggaggcggaggcggcgggacaCGGCGACGAAGAGGCCGGCGGAGCGGAGCCTGGCGGTGTCGGCGAGACCCGGCGGAAGGGAGCTCGGCAGAGGCAGCGGGGCCCGACGGAGGGGATCCCGATGGTGGTGGCAAGATCCGGCGGAGGGGAGCCCGGTGGAGGCGACGGGGCTcggcggaggggaggcggcgggggcgggaccagcgaggcgaggcggaggcgatggcggggccggcgggtcgcggcggaggcggcggggctggacggaggcggcggggctgaGCAGAGACGGCgtgcggggagagagagagtggagagagagtgcggggaggagagaggggggcaggGGTGAAATTTAGGAcaagggggaccacttttagcccctttagtccattttagcacctcttggagggctaatggattatggggggctaaaatttagcccctccattttagcctaggtaTTTGGAAGCACCGGtgactaaaagtgactaaaataggggcgctaaaatttagcacccctctcccaaacaccctcttaatgTTTCGAAAGTACCAACTCAACATCTTAGGTATACTGCTTCAACATTTCAGTTAAACTACTTCAACATTACCGTATGGAAATGTTGGACTTTTCTACAGTTCTACGCGAAATTTGTAAATGTTGAATCTAATATCTCGAAATGTTGAATCTACTCCCGAATCTGGTACTCACATTTCCCATTGCTTTTCTTTTGGACCGTATGCTGCTATTTAGAGCTTGTTGGGCTAGCGTGGCTGCGTGGGGAACAAAGTTACATAGCTTAACCAGTTTCCATAAGCTATATAGGAGCCCCTTGTTTACAGCCTGCTttcttctattttattttcccATGCCGTAAAATTCTTCACATTTTTTTGTGCCCAGCCCGAGCTAGAGCTTGTTACCAAAAGTTTTGCTGTGCATATTTAGTTGACCTCGAATATATAGCCCGAGCTAGGCGGCCATCACCGTCTACCTGCGAAagatcgcggcggcggccgccgtctACCCCAGCGGAGCAGCTGCTGCGGGGCCGGTCGCCGTCCACTCCCGTGCAGCAGAGGCACCTGCACGCTCGACTGCAGCAGCTGCGCCCGACCGTCGACGCGCTCGTACACCTGGCACGAGTTGAGCACCGAGCCCAGCAGCCACAGCAGCACCGCGGCGAGCAGCATGTTTGCCGCACGCTTCTCTCCGTCCCGTAGTTGTACCTTGCCTTGATGAATCGCGTAGCTTACCACCGCAGCACTAACCCCTTAACCTCATCAAAGGAACAgaggaggaatcatcgtgtCTGATGACGGAAAGAATCGATCATGCGCGTACCTGGGAGACCAGCAGCGCCAGGCCACCAACGGCGAGGGCACACCCCGCCACGTGCAGCGCCGGCAAGAGGAACTCCACGAGCCCGAGCTGGGCGTCGTACCGCGCCAGTCGACGCCGGCGAGGTGCGCCGAGGGCCATCCTTTCCCCTCACCGGCCTCCCCCACCTACGATGACCCCTGCGCTCCCTGCTTGATGCCTTCAtctccgacgccggcggcggtgtaGCTTGAGGAAGCGGGGCAGGCCGACGCGAGGTTCCCCTATCGGACGGGTGGGGACAGCACAGTAGCGCGGAAAACCGGGGCCACCGCAACGGTGGAGGATTTCGAGCCTTGCCTGGCTGGCTCCTCCCATGGAGCCTTTGCCAACTGCACTAGGTGCAGTTCCTGAGCAATGTAAAATAATTGTAACACAGAATCAATTATTGGAGAAATTTGAACTTCGTGTCAGTTGTCAACGTTTCATCCAAGGAACGGTGTTCATTAGCTCAATCTTATTTCACTAGTTTAGGCCACATGACCCAAACCTCAGGAATAAATCCCGTCTGTTTA from Setaria italica strain Yugu1 chromosome VII, Setaria_italica_v2.0, whole genome shotgun sequence includes the following:
- the LOC101758451 gene encoding transcription factor MYB41; the encoded protein is MGRSPCCCHDAGVKKGPWTEEEDRALVEHIQRHGGHVGSWRNLPKAAGLNRCGKSCRLRWTNYLRPDIKRGNFTDDEERLIIALHAELGNKWSTIATHLDGRTDNEIKNYWNTHIRKKLLRMGVDPVTHQRLPPDDILASAAGAPGLSEALLSAAASLGGLNNVLMQVQALQLLLQTINGGAAAAGLMANNNFGSAADNNAMFNARSMVPNFQDQMNLLAHANYRPVDDYLNNIASFSEHDAVQQLNAASSAPAPTAAALAVPASFPQEVAAAADRPVQGFADLLSEANEMPNMCSLEDDRFWKDMLAESSSLPL